A single Triticum dicoccoides isolate Atlit2015 ecotype Zavitan chromosome 2A, WEW_v2.0, whole genome shotgun sequence DNA region contains:
- the LOC119352355 gene encoding probable alpha-glucosidase Os06g0675700: protein MMIVSSFADLLALLTILICLLHRCGANYEVESVDGSGNLLSAKLTLVGGTTQFGPDVKQLNLTASLETDNQLHVRITDADHQRWEVPQDVIPRPEPALEDVLLHSSGMSNASLPGSSTMSSESSDLTFTIHTAPFRFTVSRRSTGDVLFDISATLVFKNRYLEVTSALPAKGASLYELGEQTKRTFRLQQNDTFTIWNEDLERSDLLDINLYSSHPFYMDVRPGGAAHGVLLLNTNGMDIKYGGSYITYKVIGGVLDFYFFAGPSPLAVVDQYTQLIGRPAPMPYWSFGFHQCRYGYKNVADLEGVVAGYAKAKIPLESIWSDIDYMDGYQDFTLDPVNYPAKLLRPFVDRLHNSSQKYVVIIDPAIKKEAAPPQNEAVGLFLQRNGTNYVGRVWPGEVYYPDFMNPRTAEYWARKISEFRRTIPADGLWCDMNEPSNFKAWEPLNEYDDSPYRINNTGIHRNLNNKTVPVSAVHFNGVSEYDAHNLYGLLESRATHDALLKDTARRPFVLSRATFVGSGRYTAHWTGDNAARWDELAHSINTILNSGLFGIPMMGADICGFNGNTTQELCSRWIQLGAFYPFARAHAEKTTVRRELYVWEPTAQSARKALGMRYRMLPYIYTLMFEAHTTGAPIARPLFFSYPQDADTYGVDRQFLLGRGVLVSPVLEAGATTVDAYFPAGRWFSLHDHSPAITLQTGKRVTLPAPTDSANVHLAGGNILPLQQPGLTTSATRQSEFHLLVALAENGTARGELFLDDGESPEMGGMGGNWTLVRFSCNTEDSKGIITTTVSSHVVQNSYAPSQTLVIGKVIFMGLPSPPKGFTVYVNGVELKAAGTKSRTNGVFSVSGLSLVIGQQFEIKVVMSH from the exons ATGATGATCGTCTCATCATTTGCTGATCTTCTTGCACTCCTCACCATCCTCATATGCCTCCTCCACCGTTGTGGCGCCAACTATGAAGTCGAGTCGGTCGACGGGTCAGGGAATTTGCTGTCGGCTAAGCTGACACTTGTAGGCGGGACGACACAGTTCGGGCCTGATGTCAAGCAGCTCAACCTGACTGCAAG CCTAGAGACGGACAACCAGCTCCACGTGCGCATCACCGACGCCGACCATCAGCGGTGGGAGGTCCCCCAGGACGTCATCCCACGCCCAGAGCCGGCGCTGGAGGACGTCTTGCTACATTCCTCGGGCATGAGCAATGCTTCCTTGCCCGGCAGCAGCACCATGTCCAGCGAGTCTTCAGACCTGACCTTCACCATCCACACCGCCCCGTTCCGCTTCACCGTCTCCCGCCGCTCCACCGGCGACGTCCTCTTCGACATCTCCGCCACACTCGTCTTCAAGAACCG GTACTTGGAGGTGACGTCGGCGCTGCCAGCCAAGGGGGCATCTTTGTACGAGCTGGGCGAGCAGACAAAACGGACATTCCGGCTCCAACAGAACGACACGTTCACGATCTGGAACGAGGACCTGGAGAGGTCGGACCTACTGGACATCAACCTCTACAGCTCGCACCCATTCTACATGGACGTGCGCCCCGGCGGCGCTGCCCACGGCGTGCTGCTCCTCAACACCAACGGGATGGACATAAAGTACGGCGGGTCCTACATCACCTACAAGGtgatcggcggcgtgctcgacttcTACTTCTTCGCCGGGCCCTCCCCGCTCGCCGTCGTCGACCAGTACACCCAGCTCATCGGCCGCCCTGCCCCCATGCCGTACTGGTCATTCG GGTTCCACCAATGCAGGTATGGCTACAAGAATGTGGCTGACCTGGAGGGCGTGGTCGCGGGCTATGCCAAGGCCAAGATTCCATTAGAGTCGATTTGGTCGGACATCGACTACATGGACGGCTACCAGGACTTCACACTGGATCCGGTGAACTACCCGGCGAAACTGCTCCGGCCGTTTGTCGACCGGCTCCACAATAGCAGCCAGAAATACGTGGTCATCATTGATCCGGCGATCAAAAAAGAAGCAGCACCTCCTCAAAATGAGGCCGTGGGTTTGTTCCTCCAGCGAAACGGCACCAACTATGTCGGCCGGGTGTGGCCAGGCGAGGTCTACTACCCGGACTTCATGAACCCACGCACTGCTGAGTACTGGGCGCGGAAGATCTCTGAGTTCCGTCGAACCATCCCCGCTGACGGGCTGTGGTGCGACATGAACGAGCCCTCCAACTTCAAGGCCTGGGAGCCGCTCAACGAGTACGACGACTCGCCCTACCGCATCAACAACACCGGCATTCACCGCAACCTTAATAACAAGACCGTGCCGGTCTCCGCGGTGCACTTCAATGGTGTGTCGGAGTACGATGCGCACAACCTCTACGGCCTCCTCGAGTCGCGGGCCACGCATGATGCTCTTCTCAAGGACACGGCACGCCGCCCCTTCGTGCTCAGTCGCGCCACGTTCGTCGGCTCGGGGCGCTACACCGCGCACTGGACCGGCGACAATGCCGCACGGTGGGACGAACTCGCGCACTCCATCAACACCATCCTCAACTCTGGCCTTTTCGGCATCCCCATGATGGGCGCCGATATCTGTGGGTTCAACGGCAACACGACTCAGGAGCTCTGCAGCCGCTGGATTCAGCTTGGTGCATTCTACCCGTTCGCGAGGGCTCACGCAGAGAAGACAACCGTCCGGCGAGAGCTCTATGTGTGGGAGCCAACGGCACAATCAGCGAGGAAGGCGTTGGGGATGCGGTACCGGATGCTCCCCTACATCTACACGCTCATGTTTGAGGCGCACACAACGGGGGCACCCATAGCGCGCCCGCTCTTCTTCTCCTACCCTCAGGATGCCGACACCTACGGCGTGGACAGGCAGTTCCTGCTAGGCCGTGGCGTGCTTGTCTCACCGGTGTTGGAGGCGGGCGCCACCACCGTGGACGCCTATTTCCCGGCCGGCCGGTGGTTTAGTCTTCACGACCACTCCCCCGCCATCACCTTGCAGACCGGCAAGCGCGTGACGCTCCCGGCGCCAACGGACTCGGCAAACGTGCACCTTGCCGGCGGCAACATACTACCACTGCAGCAGCCGGGCCTCACCACGTCCGCCACACGCCAAAGCGAGTTCCACCTCCTTGTGGCGCTCGCGGAGAACGGCACCGCCAGGGGTGAGCTGTTCTTGGATGACGGGGAGTCGCCAGAGATGGGCGGGATGGGAGGCAACTGGACCCTGGTGAGATTTAGCTGCAACACGGAGGATAGCAAGGGCATCATCACGACCACGGTGAGTTCCCATGTGGTGCAGAACTCGTACGCACCGAGCCAGACTCTGGTCATCGGCAAGGTGATCTTCATGGGGCTCCCGTCGCCACCAAAGGGGTTCACCGTCTATGTAAACGGCGTTGAGCTCAAGGCAGCCGGCACCAAGTCCCGGACGAATGGAGTGTTCAGTGTCAGTGGGCTGTCGCTGGTCATCGGACAGCAGTTCGAGATCAAGGTCGTCATGTCCCATTAA